The sequence below is a genomic window from Salicibibacter cibarius.
TCTAATAAGAATCGACTACAAAAAAAAGAGGAGATCGCCCAATCTCCTCATAATGAAAGTTCCCTAACGAACCAACGAATCCAAATGGATACCAACCATTTCCGACTTTTCACTAATTTATGCATCCAATAAGAATATGTTCAAAACTAAAAATCCGGAGGCTTCCCTCCGGATGATGCACGGCCTTCCTGATCATTAATGCTCTTTTTTATCCATGTTTTCTTCGGCCATTTTCACGGCCTGCTTAACCATATTTCCAGCATCACGAGTCGTAATACCGCCCCAACCTTCTTGCTGTACAGTGTCATAAAAACCCAGCTCTTTTGAAATTTCCTCTTTTAAGGCATCGGACATAATACCCCGGTTTCGGGCCACATGAACAACTCCTTGTTTCAAAATACCGTGCTGTATATAGTTTGAATCAGAAGGGCGAAAATATAACTACCGATGTCCAGCACAACTGGAAATCGAAGCCATTTTTTGGTCCAAAAAACTTACCGTAACATACATAAGAACCGAAACCTGAGAAACCCTATCGATATCCAGGTTAAAAAGGTGGTAAGGTTATGCAAGAATCCCTGGTCGTCATTGTACGGGCCCTGATTACTTTTTTTATTATCCTGCTGTATGCCAGGATTATTGGGAAGCAACAAATTGGAAATTTTACGATGTTCGATTACATCAATGGGATTACCATCGGTTCCATCGCAGGTACGCTAGCCACAGATCTTTCTTCTAAGGCCCTGGTTCACTTTCTTGCTTTGACTGTATTTATTATCTTAACCATCGTTTTGCAATTGATTGGAATCAAAAATCGATTTCTGTCTAAGGTCCAAGATTCAGAACCCGTTGTTCTGATGCAGGCAGGCAAGATCCTGGAGAAAAATTTACAAAAGGTACGTATTACCAAGGATCAACTCATGGCGCAATTACGAGCCAAAAATATTTTTTCTCCGCTAGAGGTTGAGGTTGCTTTGTTGGAACCCGATGGTGCCATTTCTGTGTTACCGAGTTCCTCCTATCAGGTCGTCCAAAAAAAGGATTTAAACATTCCTCCTCAAGCAGCAAAACTCACAACTGAAGTGGTCATAGACGGAAAAGTTATTAACCAAAACCTCACTCAGCGAAATAAAGATCAAGATTGGCTTACGGAACAACTCAACAACCAAGAAATCACCAATCTTCGTGAGGTATCTTATGCGGCTATCCTGCCAAATGACACGCTTTACGTGGACAAGTTTGACGATCAGGTTGGGGACGAAATGAATATTAGTGATTATCCTGGTCCTTACTAAGCCAAACGGAATGGGGGAATTCATTCATGAATAAATTTTTGCTTTATTTCATTCCAGCGTTATTTCTTATTTTCGTCATAGGGCTAATGACAGGCGGGGGTTGGCTTAAGGAGCCTATAACCGGACAAGATGATCTATTGGCTTACATCCAGAACATTGAACAGGCCATGGAGGAAGAAAATTGGGAGGAAGCATCGGCTCAACATCAGAATGCTGAACAGGCGTGGGAAACGATATCGAAACGTATTCAGTATAGTGTAGAACGGGAGGACATGCTCGCTGTCAGTGAGACGATTTCTAAAATGGAAGGCGGAATTGAGGAAGAAGATTCAAGCACGATTTCCCCCGAACTCTATTATTTCTATGAATTATGGTCCAAATTAGGTTAAACTTGTTTATATATAATAACACCCACATTTCTATTTTTGTTCATACGTTCATCACAGATTCTCTGATAATGGAGTGTACAACACTGTGATGAACAAAAAACCAAACACTTTATACAACATTGAGTGTTTGGCATTCCATATTCTACTGATAAAAAATGCTCCGCAAAAATTATCTAGCCTTTACGGGAACATTCATAAAATCATTTCTCTGTAGATGTTATTTTTTAAAGAAGTCTATAAATATAGGCGTTTCAAGGATTTGTAAGCAAGCTTACATCATGCCGTCCATATATCAGGTATGTTTTTCATACCTTTCTAATCAATATTGATAATTAATGTCCCAAAAAGGGTACTTTTATTCGTATTATTTCGCCTATAATCCCTATAATCCACTTTTTTTATAATTTTCTTGTTAAAAAGTCATAGTTTAAATTCTTTTGCCCGTTATTCAATTCCTATATAAATGTTACAAACTTAGTTTTGAAAAGGAAAGATTGATCGTTTATCATTATGAGAATATATATTCTGAAGGTGGTTAAAGCATGTATTAAGATTTGTTGTCATTGGAAAGTTGTTATTTACTGAAATCATCGTTAATACCATTGCTCAGAGGATTGTAAAATACCGTCGACAAACTTCAGTTTCCGTTGTTGATGGATGGATAAATGACCACCAGAATGTATATACCCATACCTCCAACCTGGGCACAGCTTCGTTGGAATTAACCCATTTGAACCCGATCGGGGAAGCATTTAATAATAAACCTCGAATATAAAATGGTATAACGCAATATTTATCCAAGTGGGGTTAAAAATCCATCGGTGAGGAAAGGTGATAACATGACTGATGAGTCAAGATACAATAAAGACGAGGAAAATCTAAAAAATCAGCAACTGGATAAATACCGCAAAAGAAATACCGGACATCCATTAACGACTGAACAAGGGAGATTAATATCAAATGATACGGATCAATTAAAAGCCGGTGAGCGCGGTCCTTCCGCACGTCAGGATTATGAGTATTTTGAAAAAATGACACGCTTTGTTCACGAAGAGATACCAGAAAGAGTCGTTCATGCCAGAGGTTACGCAGCCCATGGTGAATTTGAATGTTATGAGTCGATGAAACAATTTACTAAAGCAGGATTTTTGCAGAAGGCCGGAAAAAAGACGCCATTATTTGCCCGATTCTCTACCGTTCAGGGGGACAGGGGATCCAAGGATACAGCAAGGGATTTACGCTGCTGGGGGACAAAGTTTTATACGGAAGAAGGAAATTATGATCTTACAATGATTAATATGCCTGTAAAGGAAAATCAGGATCCGATGCAGTTTCCGGATTTGATGCATGCATACTTCCCCGAGCCACGTACTGGTTATCCAACAGCTTCCGGTGCTCATGACACTTTTTGGGATTATGTTGCCAACAATGCGGATTCCCTTCACATGATTATGTGGATCATGTCTGATCGAGGCATTGTAAGAAGTTATCGCATGATGGAATCGTTTTCGATTAATACGTACCTATTTGTCAATGACCAAGAGCAAGCAACTTTTGTGAGGTTTACTTGGAAACCTGTACTCGGCACCCATTCCCTGACAATGGATGAGGCGCAAAAAATTGGGGGGATTGATCCGGATTACCATCGTCGGGATCTACGGGAAGCGATTAACCGCGGGGCTTTTGCGGAATATGAATTGGGCGTCCAAATGATACCGGAAGAAGATGAATTCAATTACGATTTTGATGTGATCGATTCAACAAAGTTTTGGCCGGAAGAGATCGTCCCTGTTCACATTATCGGTAAGATGACCTTGAACAGAAATGTTGATAATGAATTTGCGGAATCGGAACAAGTCGCCTTTAACCCAGCGAATGTCGTTCCGGGCATAGATTTTTCCAATGATCCCGTCCTTCAGGGCAGGTTAATTGCTTATCAAAGTGCCCAGTACTACCGGCTTGGGGCGAACTTCCAACACTTACCGATCAATCAGCCGATTTGCCCGGTAACGAACAATATTCGACGAGGTTCCATGAGGTATCCCATCGATGTTGATCAGGTAAGCTATCATAGAAATTCGCTGGCAGATAACACGCCACATGAGACGCCCCCGGAAGAAGGCGGCTATGAAAGTTATCCAAAATGGGTGGAAGGACATCTCACGCGAAAACGGAGCGAAACGTTCAAAGATTATTTTTCGCAACCGAGGATCTTTTGGAATAGTTTAACCCCCGTTGAAAAACAACACACGATCGAAGCATTCGGTTATCAGGTTGGAAGTGTCAATAGCGAGTCTGTTCGTCAACAAGTGGTTGACTTACTTGTCAACGTGGATAGGGATTTGGCATGTATTATTGCTGACAAAGTGGGTGTCGATCATCCAAGCGGATCCCATGTTGATGTTTCCACGAGTTACCCTTCTTTGAGCCAAGCGAATACCCCCCATTACGCT
It includes:
- a CDS encoding DUF421 domain-containing protein, which encodes MQESLVVIVRALITFFIILLYARIIGKQQIGNFTMFDYINGITIGSIAGTLATDLSSKALVHFLALTVFIILTIVLQLIGIKNRFLSKVQDSEPVVLMQAGKILEKNLQKVRITKDQLMAQLRAKNIFSPLEVEVALLEPDGAISVLPSSSYQVVQKKDLNIPPQAAKLTTEVVIDGKVINQNLTQRNKDQDWLTEQLNNQEITNLREVSYAAILPNDTLYVDKFDDQVGDEMNISDYPGPY
- a CDS encoding DUF4363 family protein, with the translated sequence MNKFLLYFIPALFLIFVIGLMTGGGWLKEPITGQDDLLAYIQNIEQAMEEENWEEASAQHQNAEQAWETISKRIQYSVEREDMLAVSETISKMEGGIEEEDSSTISPELYYFYELWSKLG
- a CDS encoding small, acid-soluble spore protein, alpha/beta type, which encodes MARNRGIMSDALKEEISKELGFYDTVQQEGWGGITTRDAGNMVKQAVKMAEENMDKKEH
- a CDS encoding catalase yields the protein MTDESRYNKDEENLKNQQLDKYRKRNTGHPLTTEQGRLISNDTDQLKAGERGPSARQDYEYFEKMTRFVHEEIPERVVHARGYAAHGEFECYESMKQFTKAGFLQKAGKKTPLFARFSTVQGDRGSKDTARDLRCWGTKFYTEEGNYDLTMINMPVKENQDPMQFPDLMHAYFPEPRTGYPTASGAHDTFWDYVANNADSLHMIMWIMSDRGIVRSYRMMESFSINTYLFVNDQEQATFVRFTWKPVLGTHSLTMDEAQKIGGIDPDYHRRDLREAINRGAFAEYELGVQMIPEEDEFNYDFDVIDSTKFWPEEIVPVHIIGKMTLNRNVDNEFAESEQVAFNPANVVPGIDFSNDPVLQGRLIAYQSAQYYRLGANFQHLPINQPICPVTNNIRRGSMRYPIDVDQVSYHRNSLADNTPHETPPEEGGYESYPKWVEGHLTRKRSETFKDYFSQPRIFWNSLTPVEKQHTIEAFGYQVGSVNSESVRQQVVDLLVNVDRDLACIIADKVGVDHPSGSHVDVSTSYPSLSQANTPHYAYTQKVGVLIGDGFNGNEVTHTMNVLQEYGVFVDIVSESLGTVTGDDGTQIKVDKTFDTTNAVLLDALYVVGGKANNQAKFDDDIVTFIRETFKHFKPIGIATTGQSYFYAQDPKAYPGVVFASHNPDFGHEFVSAIAQQRFWSRKVY